GATAAGTTTGGTGGCGATAGCAAAGAGGTCACACCCGTTCCCATGCCGAACACGGACGTTAAGCTCTTTTGCGCCGATGGTAGTTGGGGGCTTCCCCCTGTGAGAGTAGGACGTTGCCAAGCACCTAAAAAGCATTCCATTTATGGGATGCTTTTTTTGTCTATATAAAATGACAGAGCTGCTTAGTAAAATATGTTATCTCAAATCGTCTACTTTACTTGTAGTCATTCGACAATGTGTTGTAAAATCGAATTATTCTAATTTTTTCTGCGTTTATCATTAAAAACAACTTGAAGTATTGATTAAGAGACTAGAGAGACAAATTAAGGAGCGGAGAAAATGCGAGAAAAACAATTTAATACCCAAACAGTACATTTTCAAAAAAAAGAGTCTGCCTATCATGTTAGTAAAGCCAAACCTATTTATCAGACTTCAGCTTTTACGTTTACTGATTTAGATGACATGGAAAGTTTCTATGAAGGAGATAAAAATTATCTTTATTCAAGGTATAGCAATCCAAACACTGATGATTTAGGAATCGGTGTTGCACTTTTAGAAGGTGTTGATGATGGAGTGGCGACTTCATCTGGGATGTCGGCGATTTTAGCTGGTGTTTTAGCTGTAGCCAAAGAAGGCGATCATGTAGTAACTTCTGAAGATTTATATGGAGGAACGTATCAATTATTTGAACAAGAGTTACCCAATATGGGGATTGATGTAAGCTTCGTGTCATTTGAAGATATGGAGGCAGTTGAATCGGCTATAACAAATAAGACAGTATTATTGTATACCGAGTCGATAACGAATCCATTGCTACGTGTTGAGGACATTAAAAAGATTACCTCATTAGCTAAAAAACATAAGCTGCATTCAATGATCGATAATACATTTGCTACTCCGTATTTACTGAAACCAGCAGAGCATGGTGCGGACTTAATCGTTCATAGTGCAACAAAATATATCGGAGGCCACAGTGATGTTAATGCGGGGGTTTTAGTTGGAAAACAGGAGCTCATTCAAAAAGCTAAATCTAAAGTAGTGACACTTGGGTGTAACTTAACCCCATTTGAAGCGTGGTTAGGATGTCGAGGATTAAAAACGTTAGGATTGCGTATGCAAAGGCAATGTGAAAATGCTGCGCTACTTGCTCAAGCATTACGAGATCATCATGGGGTTAGCAAAGTTTATTATCCAGAGGGAGTCTCAGATAAAGGGAACGGAGCTATGGTGAGTATTGATTTAGATGAAAAAATAAACATCGAGTCTTTTTTCCAGCAACTAAGCTGGATAAAAATCGCTCCTACACTGGCTGGTGTGGAAACAACGGTATCTTACCCAATTCGCACGTCACACCGAACCATTCCAGAACGTTTACGTCAACAATTAGGGATTGGAAAGCAATTAGTCCGAATTTCTGTAGGCATTGAAGATCAGCTGGATATTGTAGCAGCATTTACACAAGCTATTGATCAATCGGAGAACAAAAACCTTTAAAGGTTTTTGTTCTCATATAAACCTGTGCTGCGGCAGTTGAATGTTATGACAGCAAGGAGGCGATCATCCTAACGTGCAATCCCCTATACAGCTATTTTTAGTCAGCTTACTGACAGCTTAGACATGATCTTAAAAGCTTTAAATTCAACATTAGAAAGAAAAACAAAAAAACATTTGATTTTTTTGTTGAAACAGTTGCATTAAAAAAAAGCCTATGTTATATTTATATATGTCCTAGAGACAATAAAGTCTGGTGGCGATAGCAAAGAGGTCACACCCGTTCCCATGCCGAACACGGACGTTAAGCTCTTTTGCGCCGATGGTAGTTGGGGGCTTCCCCCTGTGAGAGTAGGACGTTGCCAGGCGAAATAATTTTGTATAAGATATGACATTCTTGTCTATACTACTTATATAATGACGCATGATTGGATCTATGATCTAGCTACAAGAGGAGAGGTTGACTCCTCCGAAATAACATCATCCGAATAACTTTATAACGACGCGGGATGGAGCAGTCTGGTAGCTCGTCGGGCTCATAACCCGAAGGTCGAAGGTTCAAATCCTTCTCCCGCAATACCAAGAAAAAGCTGGAACAGTTATGTTCCAGCTTTTTCTTTTAGTTTGAATGATTAATATGAGTTATCTTGCGCTTTAGATCACAAATCGGCTAAACTAATACAGACACCCTTAGGAAATGGTTCCTAAGGTTTTTTTCAGGAAAGCATTGAGGAGGGCTCGAATTGAACGATGAGTTTTCATTTATCTCGCACATCACACCTGCTAAGCACCATCAACAATCCTTACAAGTTGGTATTGGCGATGATGCGGCAATATACAGTGGGTCGAATCAATATGATGAAGTCGTTTGTGTTGATACAATGGTCGAAGGGGTTCATTTCACGAAAGATACATTGACTAACTTTCAAATTGGGAGGAAGGCGCTTGCCGTAAATGTTAGTGATTTAGCGGCGATGGGGGCTATTCCTCATTATTATCTTGTTTCGTTAGCTACTCCGACTTCTTGGACTGAGTCTGAGTTAAAAGAGATCTATGACGGGATGACGGATCTAGCTGAGCCCTATCAAATGGATTTAATCGGTGGGGACACCGTCTCGACAAAAGGTCCACTTATCTTAACGGTGACAGTGATTGGACGAGTTGAGGCTAATAGAAGATTGTTGCGTTCAACAGCACTACCTGGGGATACCGTTTTCTTAACTGGTGAGGTGGGAGGGTCTGCTACAGGCTTAGCCCTTTTGCTTGAACAAAGTAGACATGCTACATTTACTATAGAAGAAAAGCGACTTATCTTAGCTCATCAAGAACCACAACCTCAAGTTGAAGCTGGTCGGATTATGGCTACAATGAAGGTGCGGATCTCTTTAAATGATGTAAGCGATGGTGTAGCAAGTGAAGCATTTGAATTAGCTGAAGCAAGTGATGTGGGTATTGTTCTTTATGAAGAGAGAATACCACTCCACAAGTCGATGGTAGAAAGAACGAGAAAACAACAAATGGACGCAGCATTGTATGGTGGAGAAGATTTTCAGCTTATTGGAACAATCGAGAGTGAATATTTTGATATGCTTCAGCAGAGGTGTAACGAACAAGGCATTCGACTGACTTCGGTAGGAAAAGTGACTGATGAATCTAAGACGGTACAATTAAAGGTTAAGAACAAGATTTATCAGTTAGAGAAAAAAGGATATAATCATTTTTCTAGATAGGTGATCATAATGATAAAATGGACAATCTCGACACATGCTCCAGAGGAAACAGCACAACTTGCTGAAAAGCTAGGACAGATCTGTGAGCAAGGCGATGTTATTACGTTAGAAGGCGACCTTG
Above is a genomic segment from Bacillus sp. FJAT-45037 containing:
- a CDS encoding trans-sulfuration enzyme family protein gives rise to the protein MREKQFNTQTVHFQKKESAYHVSKAKPIYQTSAFTFTDLDDMESFYEGDKNYLYSRYSNPNTDDLGIGVALLEGVDDGVATSSGMSAILAGVLAVAKEGDHVVTSEDLYGGTYQLFEQELPNMGIDVSFVSFEDMEAVESAITNKTVLLYTESITNPLLRVEDIKKITSLAKKHKLHSMIDNTFATPYLLKPAEHGADLIVHSATKYIGGHSDVNAGVLVGKQELIQKAKSKVVTLGCNLTPFEAWLGCRGLKTLGLRMQRQCENAALLAQALRDHHGVSKVYYPEGVSDKGNGAMVSIDLDEKINIESFFQQLSWIKIAPTLAGVETTVSYPIRTSHRTIPERLRQQLGIGKQLVRISVGIEDQLDIVAAFTQAIDQSENKNL
- the thiL gene encoding thiamine-phosphate kinase, producing MNDEFSFISHITPAKHHQQSLQVGIGDDAAIYSGSNQYDEVVCVDTMVEGVHFTKDTLTNFQIGRKALAVNVSDLAAMGAIPHYYLVSLATPTSWTESELKEIYDGMTDLAEPYQMDLIGGDTVSTKGPLILTVTVIGRVEANRRLLRSTALPGDTVFLTGEVGGSATGLALLLEQSRHATFTIEEKRLILAHQEPQPQVEAGRIMATMKVRISLNDVSDGVASEAFELAEASDVGIVLYEERIPLHKSMVERTRKQQMDAALYGGEDFQLIGTIESEYFDMLQQRCNEQGIRLTSVGKVTDESKTVQLKVKNKIYQLEKKGYNHFSR